In a genomic window of Roseiflexus castenholzii DSM 13941:
- a CDS encoding G8 domain-containing protein yields the protein MHRTPPLFVSVYALLICALFATNWSLAASPSEHRPSVSMTFVSGDTPVRLDAQVEPDATVVWRNNDTRPHRLRSVDGSWTSPVIAPGDVQRQWFAQPGRYPFVCDFDQDMRGELTVQSGAYRVFLPLVARGMPAGPSGERWSNPATWGGRLPQAGEAVRIPPGKTVLLDVSPPPLRSLTIEGSLVFDNRDLDLSAGWIMLHGNGRLRIGDPAAPFRHRATITLTAPDPDEDVMGMGTRGILLMGGTFEAYGLAPVPVWTTLADHADAGATRLTLRDAVNWQAGDQIVVAPTDFYGVAETEQLTVQTADGPQVDLSTPLRQERWGRLQYVSAAGMILTPTTDITPLALDERAEVGNLSRQIVIQGADDARWRNERFGAHIMVMNHAVLRLDGVELRRMGQGGRLGRYPIHFHLLSYAPNGALIGDATAQTVTNSSIWNSANRCIVIHGTNGVTVRNNICYDIAGHAIFLEDAVERRNLIEHNLVLKVRQPPQPLLPSDRIMFRRGPSGFWLTNPDNTVRGNVAADAAGNGFWLAFPEKPLGDNQNVPIRPINTLLGIFSHNVAHSNNRPGINIDFAPIDNAGNTAETKYIPTIDGGPFRYENRIRFTLSDITTYKNNDNGLWNRVSWPNYVRFVSADNAGMFFAGAGDDGRIIDSLIIGTSLNNRNPSPTSFSGDQPNTAIASYHSTFDIYNNVVVNFPLSPRNDRASGAFATNDYYTRPVDRGLVRNPNNRLINSHPGRRVISPNLNTPVGNAALAGALWDPYGYWGPAGNYWVYDVPFLTAGRPCAPVAPAGQNGQSCVGPYYGVAGFRIDGGDPFKPRMPLTVTRLDDALQPMAQWIVEEGSGSGRNTFGIMPWMRHFAAVPGGRYLIEFRDAANSLPPPSHEVKLELTNMHSPADQVILAVPFSGSVTARAYLTTRQSYEYAAPGSPDRRDLTPVSSMAALLATDNSMWQDTVNQRVWVHVRGGVPWSGGEPTNPLSDAALYRDTILRIVR from the coding sequence ATGCATCGCACTCCGCCCTTGTTCGTGTCGGTGTACGCACTCCTTATCTGCGCGCTCTTCGCCACCAATTGGAGCCTCGCCGCTTCGCCTTCGGAACATCGCCCGTCGGTATCGATGACATTTGTATCCGGCGATACGCCTGTGCGGCTGGATGCACAGGTCGAGCCTGACGCTACGGTTGTCTGGCGGAACAATGACACCAGACCGCACCGACTGCGATCGGTCGATGGCAGTTGGACATCACCGGTGATTGCGCCGGGGGATGTGCAGCGTCAGTGGTTTGCGCAGCCTGGACGTTACCCGTTTGTGTGCGACTTCGATCAGGATATGCGCGGTGAACTGACGGTTCAGTCCGGCGCTTACCGCGTGTTTCTGCCGCTGGTGGCGCGTGGCATGCCCGCAGGACCATCCGGTGAGCGTTGGTCGAACCCGGCGACGTGGGGTGGGCGCCTGCCGCAGGCGGGTGAGGCAGTGCGCATTCCGCCGGGCAAAACCGTTCTCCTGGATGTCAGTCCGCCGCCTCTGCGCAGCCTGACGATTGAGGGAAGCCTGGTGTTCGACAACCGCGATCTCGACCTGAGCGCCGGCTGGATTATGCTGCATGGCAACGGGCGATTGCGCATTGGCGATCCGGCGGCGCCGTTCCGCCATCGCGCGACCATTACGCTGACGGCGCCCGATCCTGATGAGGACGTGATGGGCATGGGAACGCGCGGTATTCTGTTGATGGGTGGAACGTTCGAAGCCTATGGCCTCGCGCCGGTTCCGGTCTGGACGACTCTTGCCGATCACGCCGACGCCGGAGCGACTCGGCTCACCCTGCGCGATGCCGTCAACTGGCAGGCTGGCGATCAGATTGTGGTTGCGCCGACCGACTTCTACGGCGTGGCTGAGACGGAGCAGTTGACCGTTCAGACAGCGGACGGTCCTCAGGTCGATCTGTCCACACCGCTGCGACAAGAGCGATGGGGACGGTTGCAGTACGTGAGTGCGGCAGGAATGATCCTGACGCCAACGACGGACATCACCCCGCTTGCGCTCGATGAACGCGCAGAGGTGGGCAATCTATCGCGCCAGATCGTCATTCAGGGAGCGGACGATGCGCGCTGGCGCAATGAGCGCTTTGGCGCGCACATCATGGTGATGAACCATGCCGTGCTGCGTCTCGACGGCGTCGAGTTGCGGCGCATGGGGCAGGGTGGGCGTTTGGGACGCTATCCGATCCATTTCCATCTGCTCTCGTATGCGCCCAATGGCGCACTGATCGGAGACGCAACAGCGCAGACAGTGACCAACTCGAGCATCTGGAACTCCGCCAATCGCTGTATTGTTATTCACGGCACGAATGGCGTAACGGTGCGGAACAATATTTGCTACGACATCGCCGGGCACGCAATCTTTCTGGAAGACGCGGTCGAGCGCCGCAATCTGATAGAGCACAATCTGGTGTTGAAAGTACGTCAACCGCCACAACCGCTGTTGCCAAGCGACCGGATAATGTTTCGCCGTGGACCGTCGGGTTTCTGGTTGACGAACCCGGATAACACCGTGCGCGGCAATGTCGCTGCTGATGCTGCCGGTAATGGCTTCTGGCTGGCGTTCCCCGAAAAACCGCTCGGAGATAACCAGAATGTTCCGATTCGCCCGATAAATACCCTTTTGGGCATTTTTAGTCATAATGTCGCACATTCGAATAATCGCCCAGGAATCAATATCGACTTTGCGCCGATTGATAATGCGGGCAATACTGCCGAAACAAAATACATCCCTACCATTGATGGAGGACCTTTCAGGTATGAAAACCGCATACGATTCACGCTGAGCGATATTACGACCTACAAGAACAATGACAACGGATTGTGGAACCGGGTTTCGTGGCCGAACTACGTTCGGTTTGTTTCAGCCGATAATGCCGGCATGTTCTTTGCCGGCGCCGGCGACGATGGCAGAATCATCGACTCGCTGATCATTGGTACGAGCCTGAATAATCGCAATCCGTCACCAACGTCATTCTCCGGCGATCAACCGAATACTGCGATTGCCAGTTATCATAGCACATTCGACATTTATAACAATGTCGTCGTCAATTTCCCGCTGAGTCCGAGAAATGACCGCGCGAGCGGCGCGTTTGCCACCAACGACTACTATACCCGACCGGTTGATCGCGGTCTGGTGCGCAATCCCAATAATCGGCTGATCAACTCCCATCCGGGGCGTCGGGTCATTTCGCCCAATCTGAACACGCCGGTCGGCAACGCTGCGCTCGCCGGCGCGCTTTGGGATCCGTATGGCTACTGGGGACCGGCAGGTAACTATTGGGTGTACGATGTGCCATTTCTGACGGCCGGTCGCCCCTGTGCGCCGGTCGCACCGGCCGGGCAGAACGGGCAGAGTTGTGTTGGACCGTATTATGGCGTCGCTGGTTTTCGTATCGATGGAGGCGACCCGTTTAAGCCACGTATGCCACTGACCGTTACCCGGCTCGATGATGCGCTTCAACCCATGGCACAATGGATCGTGGAGGAGGGGAGTGGCAGCGGACGGAACACCTTCGGGATTATGCCGTGGATGCGGCATTTTGCAGCCGTTCCTGGAGGACGCTATCTGATCGAGTTCCGTGATGCTGCCAACAGCCTGCCGCCGCCATCGCACGAAGTAAAACTGGAGTTGACAAATATGCACTCTCCTGCCGATCAGGTCATCCTTGCCGTTCCGTTCAGTGGCAGCGTGACGGCGCGCGCCTACCTGACGACGCGGCAATCCTATGAGTACGCTGCGCCGGGATCGCCTGATCGCCGCGATCTGACGCCGGTCTCATCGATGGCGGCGCTGCTGGCGACGGATAACAGTATGTGGCAAGATACGGTCAATCAGCGTGTGTGGGTTCACGTTCGCGGTGGGGTTCCATGGTCGGGAGGAGAGCCGACGAATCCGCTCTCGGACGCGGCGCTCTATCGGGATACAATCCTGCGTATCGTTCGCTGA
- a CDS encoding CobW family GTP-binding protein has product MSIDTPLKPVPVTILTGFLGAGKTTLLNRILHADHGLKVAVLVNDFGSINIDTQLVVGVEGETISLANGCICCTIRGDLLKTALLLLDRAEPPEYLIIEASGVSDPWAVAETFDLPELRSFFRLDSVITVVDAEYVRQQQYYEDLIIHQISAADVVVLSKVDLVTEEQRADVEQWVRQIVPRVRILPAIHGDVPMSLILGVGRYNLEVQPRIVVPRHDHEHDHHHDHEHGPHCDHDHGDGDQQHDHHHDHSAEFSTWSYVHDHPFSLKKLRTALQDLPATIFRGKGVLYLAETPQRRAILQIVGVRITVTVGEPWGDATPVTQMVFIGAPGGLDGASLTAAFDACLTNAPGQEQIAGQQSWFRRVFGGG; this is encoded by the coding sequence ATGTCTATCGACACGCCGCTCAAACCGGTTCCGGTGACCATCCTTACCGGGTTCCTCGGCGCCGGAAAAACGACGCTGCTCAACCGCATCCTCCACGCCGACCACGGCTTGAAGGTGGCGGTGCTGGTGAATGATTTCGGCAGCATCAATATCGACACGCAACTCGTGGTCGGCGTGGAGGGCGAGACGATTTCGCTCGCCAACGGATGCATCTGTTGCACTATCCGCGGCGACTTGCTCAAGACGGCGCTGCTGCTGCTGGATCGCGCGGAACCGCCCGAATATCTGATCATCGAGGCGAGTGGCGTGAGCGATCCGTGGGCAGTGGCGGAAACGTTCGATCTTCCTGAATTGCGCTCCTTCTTCCGCCTCGATTCGGTCATTACGGTGGTCGATGCTGAATATGTGCGGCAGCAGCAGTACTATGAGGACCTGATCATCCATCAGATCAGCGCAGCCGATGTGGTGGTGCTGAGCAAGGTCGATCTGGTCACTGAGGAGCAGCGCGCCGATGTGGAGCAGTGGGTGCGCCAGATTGTGCCCCGCGTCCGCATTCTGCCTGCCATCCACGGCGATGTGCCCATGAGCCTGATCCTTGGCGTCGGTCGCTACAACCTCGAAGTGCAACCACGGATTGTCGTCCCCCGCCACGACCACGAGCACGACCATCACCATGATCACGAGCACGGTCCGCACTGTGATCATGACCATGGTGATGGTGATCAGCAGCACGATCATCACCACGACCACAGCGCCGAATTCAGCACGTGGAGTTATGTGCATGACCATCCCTTCAGCCTGAAGAAGTTGCGCACTGCGCTCCAGGACCTGCCGGCGACGATCTTTCGCGGCAAGGGGGTGCTCTATCTGGCAGAAACGCCGCAACGCCGCGCCATTTTGCAGATCGTCGGCGTGCGAATTACCGTGACGGTTGGAGAGCCTTGGGGTGATGCAACTCCCGTCACACAGATGGTGTTCATTGGCGCACCTGGCGGATTGGACGGCGCAAGTCTTACGGCTGCATTCGACGCATGCCTGACCAACGCGCCAGGACAGGAGCAGATTGCCGGGCAGCAATCGTGGTTCCGCCGGGTATTTGGGGGTGGTTAG
- a CDS encoding FmdB family zinc ribbon protein — protein MPLYTYTCPECEIEIEELRPSWRADEPVECPVCHGLCVRDWSSFSIRSRNAPKPVYASPAQVARALHGPGCPCCIPRRRS, from the coding sequence ATGCCATTGTACACCTACACCTGCCCGGAGTGTGAGATCGAAATCGAAGAACTCCGCCCTTCCTGGCGCGCCGATGAGCCGGTCGAATGTCCGGTCTGCCACGGGCTGTGCGTGCGCGATTGGAGCAGTTTCAGCATTCGGTCGCGCAATGCGCCCAAGCCGGTCTACGCCAGCCCGGCACAGGTTGCGCGGGCGCTCCACGGTCCCGGTTGCCCCTGCTGCATCCCGCGCCGGCGATCATGA
- a CDS encoding glutathione peroxidase yields MGIYDITANRIDGTPQPLSDYRNRVLLIVNVASKCGFAPQYAGLETLYRRYRDEGFVVLGFPCDQFAGQEYDDPNAIQQFCTRNYGVSFPIFEKVDVNGPNTHPLFALLKAEKPGLLGIQTIPWNFTKFLVDRQGKVRRRYAPTDTPEKIERDIAALLRQPTAITAQ; encoded by the coding sequence ATGGGCATATACGACATCACCGCCAACCGCATTGACGGCACACCGCAGCCGCTCAGCGACTACCGGAACCGGGTGCTGCTGATCGTCAACGTCGCCAGCAAATGTGGATTTGCGCCGCAGTATGCCGGTCTCGAAACCCTCTACCGCCGCTACCGCGACGAAGGTTTTGTTGTGCTCGGATTCCCGTGCGACCAGTTCGCCGGGCAGGAATACGACGATCCGAACGCCATCCAGCAGTTCTGCACGCGCAACTATGGGGTCAGTTTTCCGATCTTTGAGAAGGTGGATGTCAACGGTCCGAACACCCATCCATTGTTCGCGCTGCTGAAAGCGGAAAAGCCGGGATTGTTGGGCATCCAGACGATTCCGTGGAACTTCACCAAGTTTCTGGTGGACCGCCAGGGGAAAGTGCGTCGCCGTTACGCCCCCACCGATACGCCGGAAAAGATCGAGCGCGACATTGCTGCGCTGCTGCGCCAGCCGACGGCGATTACGGCTCAGTAA